One genomic window of Oikeobacillus pervagus includes the following:
- a CDS encoding phospholipase C, whose translation MRKTKLFLTLLFTLFAASLPITAHAWDGKADGTGTHAIITEQAVKILNNDLDSSEPQIVKHNVQILNQYIHKLKFGSTYPDYDPNGWKLYQDHFWDPDTGYNFTHTATWYTSWTVPDTADSQARKYATLAASDWKKGNYENASFLLGQALHYIGDINVPYHAANVTNVEDPAHAKYEKFATDRSDKYFASTLGGTTKSSVYSKILTTDCFSTWITKNNTNWGKMSKDLYYSKSTSSNSWEDWEYSVSQAIPNSEKHSAELLYRFINEVSGTMPASQPNFNQFQVVIKTADIQHAGTDDYIYFGFQTNDGKQYEFTLDNPGNDFERNQTDTYTITLPTTIDATTITNTWIRKANYLAGSDDWQPENIKLLINGSVKQDVNINSWLKGNVTYTMPVEIN comes from the coding sequence ATGAGAAAAACAAAATTATTTCTTACATTACTCTTTACATTATTTGCCGCATCTCTGCCAATTACAGCGCATGCTTGGGATGGAAAGGCGGATGGCACAGGTACCCATGCAATTATAACTGAGCAAGCCGTAAAAATATTAAACAATGACTTAGACTCATCAGAACCACAAATAGTCAAACATAATGTACAAATTTTAAATCAGTATATTCATAAACTTAAATTTGGTTCTACATACCCTGATTATGACCCAAATGGCTGGAAGTTATATCAGGATCATTTTTGGGACCCAGATACAGGATATAATTTTACTCACACAGCCACTTGGTATACAAGTTGGACTGTTCCCGATACAGCTGACAGTCAGGCAAGAAAATATGCTACATTGGCTGCTTCTGACTGGAAAAAGGGAAATTATGAAAATGCCTCTTTTTTACTTGGTCAAGCCCTTCATTATATAGGGGATATAAATGTGCCTTATCATGCGGCAAATGTGACGAATGTGGAAGATCCCGCACATGCTAAATATGAAAAATTTGCAACTGACAGAAGCGATAAATACTTTGCCTCTACACTAGGTGGCACTACAAAGAGTTCCGTGTATTCCAAAATCCTTACTACCGATTGTTTTTCAACTTGGATTACAAAAAACAATACGAATTGGGGTAAAATGTCGAAGGACTTATACTATTCTAAATCGACAAGTTCAAATTCATGGGAGGATTGGGAGTATTCTGTTAGCCAAGCTATACCAAATTCTGAAAAGCATAGTGCAGAATTATTATACAGATTTATTAATGAAGTATCTGGCACCATGCCAGCATCTCAACCAAATTTCAATCAGTTTCAAGTAGTCATAAAAACAGCTGATATCCAGCATGCAGGTACGGATGATTACATATATTTTGGCTTCCAAACGAATGATGGAAAACAGTATGAGTTTACTTTAGACAACCCTGGAAATGACTTTGAACGGAATCAAACGGATACTTATACGATCACCTTGCCTACAACGATCGACGCTACAACCATTACAAATACATGGATTAGAAAAGCGAATTATCTTGCCGGAAGTGATGACTGGCAGCCTGAAAATATTAAACTTCTAATTAATGGTTCTGTTAAACAAGATGTAAATATTAACTCATGGCTTAAGGGCAATGTTACCTACACAATGCCTGTAGAAATCAATTAA
- the modA gene encoding molybdate ABC transporter substrate-binding protein: MKKFSSVFLTFFLIATMIFSGCQSKENDTGEQVEKDQKTTEKVELTVSAAASLTDAMAEIEKAFLKEYSSIDLTFSFGGSGNLAKQIEQGAPVDVFLSADSKWTDTLAKKDLVLKDTITSFTGNKLVLISPKDSEPNITSFQELKSNDWKQLSIGEPESVPAGQYSKDTLESINLWNHVKDKIIFAKDVRQVLTYVESGNADLGIVYSSDALMSDKVQVLAEAEEKWHDPIVYPAAVVKASKHQDEAKQFVEFLSSEKAQSILKKYGFKK, translated from the coding sequence ATGAAGAAGTTTTCTTCCGTCTTTTTAACCTTCTTCCTTATCGCTACTATGATCTTCTCTGGCTGTCAAAGCAAGGAAAATGACACAGGGGAACAGGTTGAAAAAGACCAAAAGACTACTGAAAAAGTAGAATTAACCGTATCAGCTGCCGCCAGTTTAACCGATGCGATGGCAGAGATTGAAAAAGCCTTTTTGAAAGAATATTCATCTATTGATTTGACTTTTAGCTTTGGCGGCTCAGGAAATCTAGCAAAACAAATTGAACAAGGAGCACCCGTTGATGTATTTTTATCCGCGGATTCGAAATGGACAGATACATTAGCAAAAAAGGATCTTGTTTTAAAAGATACGATCACCTCCTTTACTGGAAATAAACTTGTTCTGATTTCCCCGAAAGATAGCGAACCCAATATTACCTCCTTTCAAGAGTTAAAATCAAACGATTGGAAACAATTATCCATAGGGGAACCAGAAAGTGTCCCAGCAGGTCAATATTCAAAAGATACATTAGAATCTATCAACCTTTGGAATCATGTGAAAGACAAAATCATTTTTGCGAAAGATGTCCGCCAAGTCCTTACATACGTCGAATCAGGAAATGCCGATCTTGGCATAGTTTATTCAAGTGATGCATTGATGTCTGATAAAGTCCAAGTACTAGCTGAAGCAGAGGAAAAATGGCATGATCCGATTGTTTACCCTGCCGCTGTTGTTAAGGCTTCCAAACATCAAGACGAAGCGAAGCAATTTGTTGAATTCCTGTCATCTGAAAAAGCTCAATCCATTTTAAAAAAATACGGATTCAAAAAATAA
- a CDS encoding cytochrome c oxidase assembly protein codes for MYSILLQDNWLDVHLLFTLAIFAFLYGFLIKHYTTTALFSKQCFLFIVSLILFYFSIESPISHVSMSTHMVQMSILYFMVPPILLLGIPSQIFRFLHRHSWTKTMKPFIISPNHALISFAILFFLYHIPSVLTWLLQHSFLLKGYSIILLLLAFPMWWPIVAPMDILCAKNKLKMKRYATLSGIYLMPACLFFILSGVIDLNSHPFLMDPSLCLTNPSGAIGFFLSPIGMRIDQVIAGLLMMGIHKIGMIIAFRLRTTEHSVNQKIF; via the coding sequence TTGTATTCTATTTTACTTCAGGACAATTGGCTAGATGTCCATTTGCTTTTCACTTTAGCCATTTTTGCTTTTTTATATGGATTCCTCATTAAACATTACACAACGACCGCTCTTTTTTCTAAACAGTGCTTTTTATTTATCGTTAGTTTGATCTTATTCTATTTCAGTATAGAAAGTCCGATTTCCCATGTTTCAATGAGTACCCATATGGTCCAGATGAGCATTCTGTACTTCATGGTCCCACCTATTCTGCTACTAGGAATCCCCTCTCAAATTTTCCGCTTCCTTCATAGACATTCATGGACAAAAACGATGAAACCCTTTATTATCTCACCAAATCATGCTCTAATCTCCTTTGCCATTCTGTTCTTTCTTTATCATATTCCAAGTGTTTTAACATGGCTTCTTCAACATTCCTTCCTATTGAAAGGCTATTCAATCATTCTACTTCTTCTCGCTTTTCCAATGTGGTGGCCGATTGTTGCCCCAATGGATATTCTATGTGCTAAAAATAAGTTAAAAATGAAACGATATGCTACATTAAGTGGTATCTATCTTATGCCCGCTTGTCTATTTTTCATTTTAAGTGGTGTAATCGATTTGAATTCGCATCCTTTCCTTATGGATCCGTCACTTTGCCTGACCAATCCATCGGGTGCCATAGGATTTTTTCTTTCTCCGATTGGAATGAGGATCGATCAAGTGATCGCAGGTCTCCTTATGATGGGAATACATAAAATAGGAATGATCATCGCTTTTCGTTTACGAACAACAGAACATTCAGTAAACCAAAAAATTTTTTAA
- a CDS encoding glycine betaine uptake BCCT transporter, translating into MKKISNVFWVTIVIVGTSVLFGVMAPKNFEQVTSNIQTFLTSTFGWYYLILVTAIVLFCLLLIFSPIGVIRLGKPDEKPEYSTVSWFAMLFSAGMGIGLVFWGAAEPLSHFAIDPPLAQPGSNAALKDSMVYTFFHWGLHAWAIYAIVALALAYFKFRKGEPGLISATLTPILGEKVKGPIGTIVDVIAVFATVIGVATTLGFGAAQINGGLSYLFGIPKSFTVQLFIIIIVTVLFLISAMSGLGKGIKYLSNTNMVLALILLILLLIVGPTMFILNLFTDTLGAYIQNLIRMSFRIAPLNTEHREWINGWTIFYWAWWISWSPFVGIFIARVSRGRTIREFIIGVLLMPTLVSFIWFSVFGTTALDVQLAGNIDLTTFATEEVLFAVFNQIPWSLILAVIAILLVSVFFITSADSATFVLGMQTAYGSLTPPNRVKFVWGLAQSAVATILLYSGGLQALQNALIIAAFPFSFIIIMMMISLYKVLHQERKQIAQMLRPKMKQSRHRHSEAD; encoded by the coding sequence ATGAAGAAAATATCCAACGTTTTCTGGGTTACGATTGTGATCGTAGGTACCTCTGTTTTATTTGGTGTCATGGCTCCGAAAAATTTTGAACAAGTCACATCCAATATCCAGACGTTTTTAACTTCTACATTCGGTTGGTATTATTTAATCTTAGTCACAGCCATTGTTTTATTTTGTCTGTTATTAATTTTTAGCCCAATTGGAGTCATTCGATTAGGAAAACCGGATGAAAAACCTGAGTATTCAACCGTTAGTTGGTTTGCGATGTTATTTAGTGCGGGCATGGGAATTGGTTTAGTTTTTTGGGGAGCGGCCGAACCGTTATCGCATTTCGCAATTGACCCACCATTAGCACAACCAGGAAGCAATGCGGCACTAAAAGATTCGATGGTGTACACCTTTTTTCATTGGGGTTTACATGCATGGGCCATATATGCGATTGTAGCTCTGGCCTTAGCCTATTTTAAGTTTCGTAAAGGGGAACCAGGGTTAATTAGTGCTACATTGACGCCCATCCTTGGGGAGAAGGTAAAGGGACCGATTGGCACAATTGTCGATGTGATCGCCGTTTTCGCGACTGTTATTGGCGTGGCCACGACACTTGGATTTGGAGCAGCCCAAATCAATGGGGGACTTTCCTACTTATTTGGAATACCGAAATCTTTTACGGTTCAGCTATTCATTATTATCATTGTGACGGTTTTATTTTTGATTTCAGCAATGTCAGGACTTGGCAAAGGGATTAAATATTTAAGTAATACGAATATGGTGTTAGCTCTTATTCTGCTCATTTTACTTCTCATTGTAGGACCGACTATGTTTATTTTGAATTTATTTACAGATACTCTAGGAGCCTATATCCAAAATTTGATTCGAATGAGTTTTCGGATTGCCCCTTTAAATACGGAACATCGAGAATGGATCAATGGATGGACCATATTTTATTGGGCGTGGTGGATTTCATGGTCGCCATTTGTGGGAATCTTTATTGCTCGAGTTTCTAGGGGAAGGACGATTCGTGAATTTATCATTGGGGTATTATTAATGCCAACTCTTGTTAGTTTTATTTGGTTTTCAGTATTTGGTACGACTGCCTTAGATGTTCAATTAGCAGGAAATATTGATTTAACAACCTTTGCAACAGAAGAGGTGTTATTCGCTGTATTCAACCAGATTCCTTGGTCACTTATTTTAGCGGTGATTGCGATTTTACTTGTGAGTGTATTCTTTATTACATCTGCCGATTCCGCCACATTCGTACTAGGAATGCAAACCGCATATGGTTCTTTAACACCCCCAAATCGAGTGAAATTTGTATGGGGACTTGCGCAATCAGCTGTAGCGACGATCCTTTTATATAGTGGGGGGTTACAAGCGTTGCAAAATGCCCTCATTATCGCAGCCTTTCCGTTTTCTTTTATTATAATTATGATGATGATTTCTCTCTATAAAGTTCTTCACCAGGAACGTAAGCAAATAGCCCAAATGCTTCGACCTAAAATGAAACAATCTAGACACCGTCACTCGGAGGCGGATTAA
- a CDS encoding BCCT family transporter, with protein sequence MDLGSFFLCHQTIEWAYYLTAPPFGTEDESKDAIRFSSAYRIFYWGPVAWAIYTLPALPISYYY encoded by the coding sequence ATGGACCTAGGCTCATTTTTTTTATGCCATCAAACGATTGAATGGGCGTATTATTTGACGGCGCCACCATTCGGCACTGAAGATGAATCCAAAGATGCCATTCGCTTTTCCTCGGCTTACAGAATTTTCTATTGGGGACCTGTTGCGTGGGCGATCTACACCTTACCAGCCTTACCAATTTCCTATTATTATTAA
- a CDS encoding lytic transglycosylase domain-containing protein, whose protein sequence is MGRKLKKTVRRLMMAFLFFALSLCLFLWFLGHQSTPKPIQPLEMEIPKEYIPVYKAAEEKYKVPWQLLAAHHRVETKFSTMDPMLSPAGAEGPMQFMPCTFVGWSHPSCEGLGKGNIPENDKTNPAVIKKYGGYGVDANGDGKADPYDLWDAVFSAANYLARNGAADGDWKRAVYAYNHSNEYVEDVLYFANVFSEDQDKYE, encoded by the coding sequence ATGGGGAGAAAATTAAAGAAAACAGTTAGAAGATTGATGATGGCATTTCTCTTTTTTGCTTTGTCGTTATGCCTATTTTTATGGTTCCTTGGCCATCAATCCACTCCTAAGCCGATTCAGCCACTTGAGATGGAAATACCAAAAGAGTACATTCCGGTTTATAAAGCAGCTGAGGAAAAATACAAGGTTCCTTGGCAATTATTAGCGGCACATCATAGAGTGGAAACGAAATTTTCAACGATGGATCCCATGCTATCTCCAGCAGGGGCAGAAGGACCGATGCAGTTTATGCCCTGTACGTTTGTAGGGTGGAGCCATCCGAGTTGTGAAGGATTAGGGAAAGGAAATATTCCAGAAAATGATAAGACAAACCCAGCGGTGATTAAAAAATATGGTGGATATGGTGTGGACGCCAATGGAGATGGAAAGGCAGACCCTTACGATCTTTGGGATGCGGTATTTAGTGCGGCGAATTATTTAGCAAGAAATGGGGCTGCAGATGGGGATTGGAAAAGAGCAGTTTATGCTTATAATCATAGCAATGAATATGTGGAAGATGTTCTTTATTTCGCCAATGTATTTAGTGAAGATCAGGACAAGTATGAATAG
- a CDS encoding helix-turn-helix domain-containing protein translates to MYYVSLKEVHQEAAEMISEWIQKREQGQFQLVYNESIEQMHIKIVQIQTLFDWVKLNRMMKRESSIYFVLVEPQLSYSIPLAIKLQVEAVAIFPTKKATFLRRFQEVVRKLDQTTHETMQEKKEQTLQLMNQSDLNQPLKLHFLRRLLLEDVQCENQISESLKNFEGNDFPNVVCYVQGFHVNEDPSGHPKNTIHLIRSLFQKKFQSIVSSIYFLPFRKFLLILFHQHPDIHSMASWEEGRRHFQEVIHELWTNHQIQLYIGVGSIYNYPFMIHHSYKEAKIARSLPAFRDVSLRYFEEIPKDEQIVKCTYYIEDHLEEELTARDVAKYMNLSYTHFCRIFKKETGKTFSEYLSFVRLRRAVWMIRHTNRTIEDIAVDVGFNTPNYFSSTFKRYVGMTPRDYRLTTEIIFV, encoded by the coding sequence GTGTATTATGTAAGTTTAAAAGAGGTTCATCAGGAGGCTGCCGAGATGATTTCCGAATGGATCCAAAAGAGAGAGCAAGGGCAATTTCAATTAGTATATAATGAATCGATAGAGCAAATGCATATTAAAATTGTCCAAATTCAAACACTTTTTGATTGGGTCAAATTGAATCGAATGATGAAAAGGGAATCTAGCATTTATTTCGTATTAGTAGAACCACAATTATCTTATTCCATCCCTTTAGCCATCAAGCTTCAAGTCGAAGCTGTTGCCATCTTTCCGACGAAAAAAGCTACTTTCTTACGAAGGTTTCAAGAGGTGGTAAGGAAATTAGATCAGACCACCCATGAAACGATGCAAGAGAAAAAAGAACAAACTCTTCAACTGATGAATCAATCAGATTTAAATCAACCATTGAAGCTTCATTTTCTGCGTCGTTTATTATTAGAAGATGTCCAATGTGAAAATCAAATATCAGAGTCTTTGAAAAATTTTGAGGGGAATGACTTCCCTAATGTTGTTTGTTATGTTCAAGGTTTTCATGTTAATGAAGATCCATCAGGACACCCGAAAAATACGATTCACCTTATTCGATCCTTATTTCAAAAGAAGTTCCAATCCATTGTCTCCTCCATTTACTTTTTACCGTTTCGAAAATTTCTTCTCATATTATTCCATCAACATCCAGATATTCATTCGATGGCCAGTTGGGAGGAAGGAAGAAGACATTTCCAAGAAGTGATTCATGAATTATGGACAAACCATCAAATTCAACTATATATCGGGGTTGGGTCCATTTATAATTATCCTTTCATGATTCATCACTCGTATAAAGAAGCAAAAATTGCTAGGAGCCTTCCAGCGTTCCGTGATGTTTCTCTCAGATATTTTGAAGAAATACCAAAAGATGAGCAAATCGTTAAATGCACTTATTATATAGAAGATCATTTAGAAGAGGAATTGACAGCAAGAGATGTGGCGAAGTATATGAACCTTAGTTACACTCATTTTTGTCGAATTTTTAAAAAAGAGACAGGAAAGACCTTTTCAGAATACTTATCCTTCGTGCGTTTAAGAAGGGCCGTATGGATGATTCGACATACGAATCGGACGATAGAGGATATTGCGGTTGATGTCGGATTTAATACGCCAAATTATTTCAGCTCAACGTTTAAACGATATGTAGGAATGACACCTAGAGATTATCGGTTAACGACAGAGATTATCTTTGTGTAA
- a CDS encoding thermonuclease family protein, with protein sequence MKKWFSVLFVSMLLLLGCSEKDMNTMTNESNEQVNSTVEQEDTSAQQGEGKQQESTNLEVKGISGNVVKVVDGDTIDVEIDGKKERIRMILVDTPETKHPRLGVQPFGPEASAYTKERLSNQQVLLEMDVQERDQYGRLLAYVWMGDENYNRTLIEKGLARVAVFPPNTKYVDDFREAQKQAQEKAIGIWSIENYVTDRGYREQEKEQKPAPSSSAGDCQIKGNISSHGDKIYHEPGGQFYDVTKAEEMFCTRQEAEAAGYRASKR encoded by the coding sequence ATGAAAAAATGGTTCTCAGTGCTCTTTGTGAGTATGTTGCTTCTTTTGGGTTGTTCTGAAAAAGACATGAATACCATGACGAATGAGTCGAATGAACAGGTAAATTCAACGGTTGAACAGGAAGATACATCTGCACAACAAGGAGAAGGAAAGCAACAGGAGTCTACTAATCTAGAGGTAAAAGGGATCTCTGGAAATGTCGTGAAGGTAGTGGATGGCGATACGATTGATGTGGAGATAGATGGAAAAAAAGAGAGAATTCGCATGATCTTAGTCGATACACCAGAGACGAAACATCCACGGCTGGGGGTTCAACCATTTGGTCCAGAAGCTTCTGCCTATACGAAGGAAAGACTATCAAACCAACAAGTCTTACTAGAAATGGATGTTCAGGAACGTGATCAATATGGTCGTCTTCTAGCTTATGTATGGATGGGGGATGAAAATTATAATCGAACATTAATTGAAAAAGGGTTGGCAAGAGTGGCCGTTTTCCCGCCGAATACAAAATATGTCGATGATTTTCGGGAAGCCCAAAAGCAGGCACAGGAAAAGGCAATAGGCATTTGGTCGATTGAGAATTATGTGACCGATCGCGGTTATAGAGAACAGGAAAAGGAACAAAAGCCAGCCCCATCTTCATCAGCGGGCGACTGCCAAATTAAAGGAAATATTTCAAGCCACGGAGATAAAATTTATCATGAACCAGGTGGTCAGTTTTATGATGTCACAAAAGCAGAAGAGATGTTTTGTACAAGACAGGAAGCAGAAGCGGCAGGATATCGAGCTTCGAAAAGATAA
- a CDS encoding helix-turn-helix transcriptional regulator has protein sequence MKEESFTTEEISQILKVSKLTVYDLIKKGELAAYKVGRQMRVDAADLEAYKNRTKKGFTKTPANISQPQAPSSYPPLKPGSIIISGQDSSLDLLAKYIEKKTRTTRPLRSYAGSIDGLFSMYKGEVQIASTHLLDGDTLQYNLSYIKKLLISHSFLVIRFISRKAGLYVAKGNPKQLSTWEDLKRPGIVLVNREKGSGARVLLDEQLRISKIPREDVNGYHHEVTSHFAVAGAIAKGEADVGVGIEKPALFAGIDFIPLINEHYDLVVLKNEQMMALIPIILDILQSDEWKKELSVLGYDVSNMGEILYEQ, from the coding sequence ATGAAAGAAGAATCTTTTACAACAGAAGAAATTTCTCAAATCTTAAAGGTTTCAAAATTAACGGTCTATGATTTAATCAAAAAAGGCGAACTTGCTGCTTATAAGGTAGGGCGCCAAATGCGGGTAGATGCAGCTGATTTAGAAGCTTATAAGAATCGTACGAAAAAAGGTTTCACGAAAACACCCGCCAATATTAGTCAGCCCCAAGCTCCAAGTTCATATCCTCCATTAAAGCCAGGTTCAATCATTATAAGTGGTCAAGATAGCAGTCTCGACCTATTAGCAAAATATATTGAAAAAAAGACAAGAACGACTCGTCCTCTTCGTTCTTATGCTGGGAGTATAGACGGGCTTTTCTCGATGTATAAAGGGGAAGTCCAGATCGCAAGTACACATCTTTTGGACGGTGATACATTACAATACAATCTTTCATATATTAAAAAACTTCTCATTAGCCACTCATTTTTAGTGATTAGGTTTATTTCGAGAAAAGCAGGGTTGTATGTCGCAAAAGGAAATCCGAAACAATTATCGACATGGGAGGATTTAAAACGACCAGGAATTGTGCTGGTCAACCGTGAAAAAGGGTCAGGGGCACGCGTCTTATTGGATGAACAATTACGTATTTCCAAGATTCCTAGGGAGGATGTGAATGGTTACCATCATGAAGTAACGAGTCATTTTGCTGTGGCTGGTGCGATTGCAAAGGGAGAGGCTGATGTAGGGGTTGGAATCGAAAAACCAGCTCTTTTTGCTGGCATCGATTTCATTCCGCTCATCAATGAACATTATGACTTAGTCGTGTTAAAAAATGAACAGATGATGGCGCTTATTCCCATCATCCTAGACATTTTGCAATCAGATGAATGGAAAAAAGAACTCTCCGTCCTAGGGTATGACGTATCCAATATGGGAGAAATCCTGTATGAACAGTAG
- the modB gene encoding molybdate ABC transporter permease subunit — translation MNYSPLILSLKIASIATIIVFIVGTMLARFLSRRTFFGKNVIESAVMLPMVLPPTVVGFGLLYLFGKNGWIGKWLLDWFDFQVVFTWYGALLASIVVSFPLMYQSASAAFQQYDANLERAALTLGASRWRVFWTIAFPLAWPGLLAGLVLTFARALGEFGATLMLAGYIPNKTDTIPMAIYFAVEAGHTDVATFWVIIIVALGFSSIMWLNWWSKRSMLKYTNEK, via the coding sequence ATGAACTATAGTCCTTTAATTCTTTCATTAAAAATTGCGAGCATTGCCACAATCATCGTATTTATAGTCGGGACAATGCTTGCGAGATTTCTGTCACGAAGAACCTTTTTCGGTAAAAATGTCATCGAGTCTGCAGTGATGCTTCCAATGGTGCTTCCCCCGACAGTTGTTGGTTTCGGATTACTCTATCTATTCGGAAAAAACGGGTGGATTGGGAAATGGCTTTTGGATTGGTTTGATTTCCAAGTGGTGTTTACTTGGTATGGGGCATTGCTTGCTTCCATCGTTGTATCATTCCCATTAATGTACCAAAGTGCCTCTGCTGCCTTTCAACAATACGATGCCAATTTAGAACGTGCGGCCCTAACACTCGGTGCATCAAGATGGAGGGTGTTTTGGACGATTGCATTTCCACTTGCATGGCCCGGTCTACTTGCAGGCCTTGTCCTCACTTTCGCAAGAGCCTTAGGGGAATTCGGCGCTACCTTAATGCTTGCCGGTTATATTCCGAATAAAACCGATACGATTCCAATGGCTATCTATTTTGCCGTGGAAGCAGGTCATACAGATGTAGCCACATTTTGGGTCATCATCATCGTCGCTTTGGGCTTTAGTTCGATTATGTGGTTAAATTGGTGGAGCAAGCGGAGTATGTTAAAATATACAAACGAGAAATAA
- a CDS encoding ATP-binding cassette domain-containing protein yields MLSLSILKQLPHFTVQVNLQVDNEIVVLFGPSGSGKTTILNCIAGLVSPEQGKIVLNHQTLFGEGKKKVPVQKRNIGYLFQDYALFPHMTVQKNIAYGMKNETLANQLIEVLKIGHLLNKYPRQISGGEKQRVALTRALASEPDVLLLDEPFSALDSNTRKECHQELLRLHKMWSIPVIMVTHDEEEAKKLGNRMIHLKDGHILREEKIEKENFSNQSEIQTTVQM; encoded by the coding sequence ATGCTGTCACTTTCGATACTCAAACAACTTCCCCATTTTACAGTTCAAGTGAACTTACAAGTAGATAATGAAATTGTTGTCTTATTTGGACCTTCTGGATCTGGGAAAACAACAATCCTCAATTGTATAGCCGGGTTAGTAAGCCCTGAACAGGGGAAAATCGTTTTGAATCATCAGACACTTTTTGGGGAAGGAAAAAAAAAGGTTCCTGTTCAAAAGCGAAACATCGGCTACTTGTTTCAGGATTACGCTCTTTTTCCCCATATGACGGTACAAAAAAATATCGCCTATGGAATGAAAAACGAAACATTAGCTAATCAATTAATCGAGGTGCTTAAGATTGGGCATTTATTAAATAAATATCCCCGTCAAATTTCTGGCGGGGAAAAACAACGGGTCGCCTTAACACGTGCTCTTGCATCAGAACCGGATGTTTTATTATTAGATGAACCCTTCTCTGCTCTCGATTCCAATACCCGAAAGGAATGCCATCAAGAATTACTTCGTCTTCATAAAATGTGGAGTATTCCCGTTATCATGGTCACACATGATGAGGAAGAAGCGAAAAAACTGGGCAACCGAATGATCCATTTGAAGGATGGTCACATCTTGAGGGAGGAAAAGATTGAGAAAGAGAATTTTTCTAATCAAAGCGAGATCCAAACTACAGTTCAAATGTAG